A region of the Aethina tumida isolate Nest 87 chromosome 3, icAetTumi1.1, whole genome shotgun sequence genome:
aatattatttgatgaaTTGACGTGACAATTTGGTATATCATATTCATTGTTAGGATGTAAAGTCTAAgaaggaatttaattttatcctcTCAGATGTTTAAGagtataaactttttaaaattaattatttacttacaatTCAGCCTCCTGtgaaagatatttataaatatcccaTCGAGACAAAGATCTTCGTTTTCGTTCGTAAATTACTCCTGGATATTTGTATACCGACGAATTTGTCGGCATAGGATAATTACCCTTCAAGAATAGCCCAATAATTGCCGTTTCAATCTGTAACGCCACTGGTATACCTAAGCCAAGAATAacctgaaattaatatattatcaatacaaattaaaatcttcgttttagtcattaaattttgtttatagtaTAAGTTTTTTAGATATAATGAGATTGGAGGTGTAACGTTTTTTTTGTATAGTTTGGTAGCTGTCAATtagtgatttttatattattttattcctaattgtttaaaacaacgTTTAACGACTAAATTAATTCACACTGAAGACCTTTTAGATAGATTACATCTAACTCCTTTAATTCTTATACAAACTTATAATGAATCAGTCAGATGAATTACTGTATACTGTCTACAAAAAACTGgactaatttgattatttaaaatttagaagtaaatatttttaatacatatatttacaatatccatgttttaatatttttcatctagaaacttttctagaaaagccACCTTTGAAAATTGGAGTTACTGAATCACAATCAGACAAGTGGTTCAATTCGATTTCTGTCGATAGTAAAGGGAAATGAGTActccaataaaaaagtaaataattcacTAAATCACTTtacgaaatatttattgagtaGCACACtcccaaaatattaaacatcccTTGTTCATTtggacaaattcaaaatatctcaTAATCACCATTAAATACTGAAATCCTCAATTCTTTACAGATTTCAAGCATGACTTaaactcaaatttaatatataaaatttataaaaattacttacttgCATTCTACTCGCTCCTGGTTCCCAAACAAGCCATCTCTTCTTTCGTTTAAGCACTTCATTTTgacttgtaattaatattaaactaaataaaaataacacaaataggAAAATGTGCAATAAAATTGCCACTCGCATTTTTAACTGGTATTCACTCTTTCAATTGCCTACAATATTAACTTTACTAATGTCTCGTTACCTAGTTACTAATTGTCGACCGTTACTTTTAAGCCAATAGTAAAGATAATCTCGATTACTTAAATAAACCtgactaatgaaaatttacataaaaatagtaGATTTTTTCTCATGCATTCTTTACATTATGTATATGTTACACTTAACCCACTTTCTTTGGAAgtacacaaaaatttatttgtttgaggAAGACGATTATTCGTGATAATTGTGCTATCCAAACACTGTCGCTTGATAAATGAATAagatagtttaataaaaatttccattGTATAATTCCTTTCAATTAgatgtaaaaaaattcagctgatgaaaatttaatttatctgtaatttatgtagtttttctaaaaacaattaattcctAATCGcaagttatatattttgaatcgataatttattcaattagatTCCTTTTGAGTGCTAACAGATCAAGATCAAAGTTCAGAgattcacaaaaaataaaattgaactgGATATTTTCAGTGGTtccattacattaaataaaacaatgaattttttcACTCAGAAACATTCCAGGGAGTAgtttttgacaaaatattattttctcttaagGGGGTATTCTAGTgtagaaattcaaaaaaaattgatttttttttcatattttcaaagtttaaCTATTCAAGAATATGTCTACAAGaggatttttgaaaatttacattattttcggAGATATAGACGCTTATGGGAATGAAAATTGGTTCGGAAGCTCATTCATTTGCTGTGAGACGAGACAACGCCTGGATTGACCGCTCCGAAATACGAACATCCAACGCTTCAAAGGGGGCCAGAACTGCTCGATTGGAAAAGAGAAACGCGGAAAATAGATTTTTCGAAGTCAAAGAAGGTCCGATATATGAAGGAGGAATGGCAGATTgaataaatgtaagtatagCATATCATTTCATGACTTTGACAGCGAAAAACTTTACACGAAACTTTAAATGCGTTTTTCTCAAAACAGTCTTTTTCAATACGATATCCACAATTTCTCGAGTTCTACTGAACCGATTCGCTTGAAATTTTCAGAGAATCTCCTTTATAGACCTCTATTGACTCTAATCcccaaatttcaatttttaccatttttaaagaattcgagaaaaaaaaaggtaaaaaaaacgatttttttttgtccattttggccattttgtcaaaaaattttttttaacttgtcCCTAGTTCATGCAATTGCacataattctaaattaataatctttttttttatttcagattgATAGGAGGGTTGGAATCGTGGATATGGTCATGTGCCAATTTTTTGAGACCCCCCACTTCATCAGCTgctaattcttaaaatttttaactttttttttaatttttttctgtactcttgtaacattaataaataacttataaaaatttggatagtaaaaatattgattgccTTTTTTTacgacaatttaaaaatcacctaAAATTCATGTCTCTACACTAGAATACCccttaactttattacttttatacaaGCTTGATCTGATAGAAATCGGAATGTTTGAAAGtatctgttaaaattatagGATTAGGAAAAACAGAATGACAAATGGtcaagaatttattgaaatttgatcAATGTCGCCTAATTTAATGCCCTagtgaaatataatttcactGGTTTAAGTAAAAtcataaatctaataaaacaaatatcctttttgtttgcAGAGCACACAAATTATCCTAAAcctgtaagaaaaaaattcagtatttctaaaattaaaatattaaataaaccattATTACATCTTTTATTAggtaatttgtttaaacagtttttcatAACGTTACTGGtaccaaaataaaacaaaagtaatttttcatttttctaagTTTGATTGATGAATTGTGTCTTACATTTTAGTGTGATTCAATTCTATTAGTATTGGACGCATTTACAACAATTTCTCATCATAtcgttttaagtaaaataaattgaaagatATCTCTAATAGACAGtctgttaattttagtaaaatctaaaaatttttatttctatttttgccAAAACTCAGTAAAACAGAAAATGAATGTTCTCTTATATGttctctattttttatatttattttatacattatatgaaaatacatcttacattactttttaattgtattcatACAGTGAtgcctatttaaaatattgtcactTCTGTATTTAGAACtctatttcaacaaaataatagctcaaaatataaataataaagaatgcTAAATTGCAAGTAAAAAAAGTTCACCAtcgaatattacatttttaaaaatgtgtaacaaaatttacacaatattATTGCATCTAACAAatgtataatgaaattatacatAGATACttagcattatattattgaattaaaaacaaataatggtgtagatatatcataaatacataatacaaaatttactttctctacctataaaattgtttattttgtatattttttatacaatttataaatttctttgacAGAGGGAGACTCATTGTCGACTACTTTGCCGTATATTGGTATGGGCATTaagactaaaataaatttaaaatacttacagTCTAGAAttgcaaattttcaaataatatttttaactttaatatagGAAATctaggaaattcaaattatccatgtgtattatatatagtatttagAGTACTTCTCAGTTTAGTTATATTGtaatgaaatattgttaaacaaatatgatCAATTacttaagtttatttatgcaTAATGGTTAAACTATGAAAGAAGTGTTAAAATGTCATTTCCATctatatttcagaaaaaaattgtgaattttatagaattggtaattgaattaatttttatggattGAATGAATATCATACATTAACTAAttgtaataactttttattggtCTTTCTCGTGTGGAATCCTCGTTGCCCCAGCTAGCAACAATTATTGTATTGTGATACGTAATTTTCACTGAATATCAACGGTTGGAATAGTATTTCTGAACCACTATTTAAAGTATAGCGTTTAAGAAAACATTCAAGCAcacaagatttatttttaaaatcatattattctTTCAAGGAAATTCATTCATAGTACACAATTTATAGTATACAATTAACTTGAAATCCAAAGTACCATTTCTTACAGCTAGGAAGTAgtcttgatttttaataaatgaaaaaactatttgtattaataatatttattaaaatatgttgccCCATACAGAATGATTACATGTAGGATAAGCTTCTGTGCAATTTTTATGTCTAGCTGCAAAATCATACTTGTCTTCATCTTGATGTGTTATATCTGGTTTTgttctgaaaataattaattatttataattaaaaaaatattaattttaaagaactaCTACTAGAATTTTTGAGTTATTCATTTCCCTGAACAACAACATGCACATGTTTTATGTACTCTTACCTAAAGATAACTTTGATTATCTCCTCCATGAAAGTGCCTTTTTCCTTCGATGCTCTGCTCACTTCACATACGGCTTTCAGTAAACACGCCTTCCCGTCTTTACTCAACCTAAATACAAACTTACTGTATTGATTGTTTCGAAATTATAAAacgacaaattttttttatttaaaaagtatagatctttataaatattttctaatatttcaaacTATTAAAGTGAGATGaagtctttattatttaaacattgatgagctttaaattgtaattaaacagTTTACGAATTACATTACTATTGCCACCAGTAAATCAATAAGACTAAACCAAGACCTATTTGGTAGTGAAATATgaggtattaataaaaaattattacaataaaaagaaaGCTAAGAATAAGTCTAATACCAAATAGAATGAGCGACTTCACGAATAAGACTAAAATCAAGACTAAGTTGCTTTGCTGACTTGTTTATGGACTTACAAATTAGGAATTACTCTCtcaagttaaaattaacttacgcAGTAAAGAAATTTTCTACTTTCGTATACAAGTCCCTCCGAGTCCTCTTATAAATTCTGTGATATACAGGATCCACATAAGCTGTTACAGGTTCGTAGTTACTATAATCATTTATCGGTTGGTTACTTCTATAACCATCACTAATAGGTCTGTAAAATTAAtcacaattaattatcattactcACTTAAATTATGCGTGTAatgtattatacatatttatctatatttatatctcaatttttattaattactagacatttatgttgaatttgttcaatttaattacttaacatGAATCAACAATCTTAGTTTGCATATGTTGTATTCCAAGTCAACTCAAACAGCTTGAAAAATTgagaataaattaacattaaaaaatataaacgataattattaaaaatatattctattttttatcttcaaattttaacttttttaaatgtgacatatttttagaaaaatgtttgtcTTATTTCTGTGCAttcaattgataataattttagaaaattgttaattagttattattcgGAAACGAACTATTTAAATCAACGtcgtaaaatattcttttagagtttttgattaatttttgtataaataaatataaattttctaatattttaacaaacttccACAAGTATATCATTATCTTCGTTGCAATttaccattaatatttaaatttatttgtcatcaatttaactattttcaaacaatattCGTTATTATATAGAAAACATCATAGTTAGTAATCaagaatgtattattaaatattcattattgaaaattatatgacAAAAGTTAAGAACATGTATAGGAGCAAAAAtgtgtgtaaataataaatccataaaaataattaaaagagcaACGAAAAATTTGATGtacgtattttataaattctaaatattgattttattgtaaaatctataattttaaacactaaatattttttgacaatcttcctgttttttcttattttttagaaattatacaaaaaaagtttttgaaattatacaaaaatatgtaatattattaaaatcaaggtggaaaaactaaaaacaaacgcgattttttttatgatcaataaggtataaaaaattgtaaaaattaaaagtggtTTTCAAACTGTCCGATTTGAATTGGAATACCTCATCCACGTATGTCATTAAGCtctacaattatatattatatatacaatatctttgaatatacattatatttgtgtatttatgAGTTACAATGTGAAGTAGAAACTTTGTACCCctttttaaacacaaatttcCCTCAGGGATGAGTGTAAGATTTAATATAGTTAACGTTCATCAAACATGTATTAGTCTATTGTCATACTTTCTCGAATTATCGTCAATTACTAATCGACTACTACTAAAGTATAAAAAGCTAGTATAAACTTACTTCTTCAAAAATGTGTTGTAGTTGCCATTTAATGTGCTATAGACTGACGGACTTAATAGAGAATTAATGGTATTATAACCTGAGTTCCCTATTTTATTAAGCATGAAAGGATTATAAAAGCTCTTCAGATTTTTGACAGGTGCCGGATACTTGTCATTTTTTACAGTCCATCCACCGGAAGAAGTTTGTTCTCCTTCGTCTATTCGATGTAAAACTTCAGCTGGTTTTCTGTATGGAGCAACCGGATCGTGGGGAAGTTCCCATGCAAGAGCAGCCGTAGCTCccaaagtaaatatttgaccCACTCCTAACGATGGTATAGTCAAACAATATACTGAAACAGACACGAAGTTCAGTTACAAAGTTACTTCATTCAATTGTCACACGTTAACATGATTTCgctatcaatttataaaagaaaataattttatcaaaatttatttatacactatataatatttataaagattaaatataaataaaacattatttaatttttttatattaacataattttttatttatcatactAAGAATATTTCTGCACATATTACGTATTTCTTAAGTTATCCCTTACGGTATATATGGACCCGTAAAAACGTTAGTTTTCTTATTAGCATCAGTTTTTGAACTATTGtacttacatatttaaattagtagaattaattcaattcataaaaagtttaataaaatacatatataattaattaccagttaattattttttatgaataaataatgtacataATAGACAGTTTTTCCTTAACATAActctcataaaatatatcaagcaTTATGTACCAACACCGATGTTATTGTGGGCGTCTATACTGACCTAGTTGCAAAGAACTTCCCTCTGGAAAAACAAGATAGCGTTTTCTCCTTGATAAAGTTTTTTTactgtcatttttattatctatttgaATTGCTATGTCCTCTTGTAAACTTTGTAAtgtcacttttattaatattgccactaaaaatacacaaacaatTAGTTTATTCATCTTGGTTTATGTGTTTCACGACGAACGCGACAaaagtaaatcaaaaattatttccttttGTTAATTGATTTACCGTTGGTGCTAACGGATCCTAAGATGTTTCATTAcgatgtaattataaataaatattgactcAAACGTTCCTTATCCggtataatttgtataataattaacactattttgtAATGATCTACTTAGACaatgacaaataattttttaatacaaatttttttctatacttttttcacttacagtaaaaatttctgtattaaaagaaattaggaTTGAGaagtagtaaatttaaaataatgtaatatcaattatattattcatttatttatattttcatttcaaattaccATCAAAGAATAAATCTggaaccaataaaaataatttatttaattcatgaattagaaatttttacttttttcatacttttaaaatataatttagccAAAGCGAGTGTTAGATTATAGGTTAAAATTctacttataaatattattaagtatatCGAGTTACTGTTATTGAATACGaagtattcatattttttaattctagaaaataagtagaaaattaatttcttgaacatatattacatatatgaATAAACGTTTTCTTTTTGTATTCTTATATCATATTCATGCATCAAAAAAATGTTGCGCAATTACATCTAGACTACTTTACTTTCAACTATAGAgtcattaattgataaataagttGAACATTTTCCTTAGTACCAATAGCCAAAGAAGATCTAGTAATGTGCAATagccaatatttttaatgactgaaagttagaaaatatgaaaataaaacattcttacatcattattagtatttatcgAACTAACAAAAATCGTCTTGTTCCCAGAAAGATACAGTTTCTACAAACAAGTATGTGCCTTCATGTTCTTCCGTATAAACctaatatgttaaaaacatatacaGTCAGATTTTTCAGATAGATTAAAAGCATAATGTTACATTATTTCAAAGctactcatttaaatttttgaattacatTTAACCATGTAAACTTATGGTTAAAGTGGGGCAGATTTGTTTGCAGTACTCATAAAAATCATTAGAACCACACATAacacaaaatttgttttgaacaCATTTGTAATTACTGAGCAGTAAATGTCGCTAGACTAACTATGAAGATTTTTAGCATCATaactattttcatttttgctatttccataaaattggACGAGGCGAAAAATGGCGAAGTAATCTTATCTCGTCGTAAAAGATTTGTTGCTTTTCCAGAAGGTTCCACGATCAttgtaagtttttattatatcaactTATTGATTTTGATTGTAACTGACTTCACATTTTATAGGCTAGGTAGCACATAAAATCTTCTGGTGATATGTTTCTTAgaatgttttattagttttatcaaaaaagcCTCAATGGTGTGATCACAACattgattaattgaatattttgtttactttaaatttagttgttattgatcatttaataataataataatatatacagtgaCGATGCAGTGAAAAAATTGAGGGACACAACTTACTTAACTTTTTATCTAATTGTATTTCatctttctaaattaaatgtttttccgTAGTTTGCTCTGTGTAATACGGCTGCTCTGATTGccccatttcaaatatttacagaagGTGTAAATTGGGGTATTTCCTATGACTTACCTAATGGAACAATACTTTTagatacaaaaaaatacattaatcgaCGAAGACAAAGAAGAGAACTGTACAATAGTATAGAGACTGTTATAGAATCGTAAGTAGAAAGATTTTGTTGTGTCAGTCTTATTGAGTCTCCGCTTACGACGGATATTTGTTGATATTATAAGTGTTTTCTTAATATccttgatataaatataatagagtATAAAGTTCAATTAGTGatacaaaaactttaatatttttatatatgttgtttataaacaaaaataatattaaatatatctaataatttatttgtaatatctattttaggaTGGGTTTTGAAGgaaaaaattgtatgtataGAGCCTTATGTGAAGCCCCCAGAATTTTAACCAGAAATTctctttatgaaaatttgcttcatatatttttcaagtaaGTATCGGTGGTTCATACaccatcatttttaaaagtatattgagttatggtttaaaaaataataatattaaaatacacatgtttataaacaaatattacatgaaaattaaagaaagatctttttttttcaaacaactatcctttttaatagtttcataACTTATTTTAACAACCAGAGGTGATAATatcattttctaatatttttct
Encoded here:
- the LOC109597078 gene encoding uncharacterized protein LOC109597078, translated to MNKLIVCVFLVAILIKVTLQSLQEDIAIQIDNKNDSKKTLSRRKRYLVFPEGSSLQLVYCLTIPSLGVGQIFTLGATAALAWELPHDPVAPYRKPAEVLHRIDEGEQTSSGGWTVKNDKYPAPVKNLKSFYNPFMLNKIGNSGYNTINSLLSPSVYSTLNGNYNTFLKKPISDGYRSNQPINDYSNYEPVTAYVDPVYHRIYKRTRRDLYTKVENFFTALSKDGKACLLKAVCEVSRASKEKGTFMEEIIKVIFRTKPDITHQDEDKYDFAARHKNCTEAYPTCNHSVWGNIF
- the LOC126265112 gene encoding uncharacterized protein LOC126265112 translates to MRVAILLHIFLFVLFLFSLILITSQNEVLKRKKRWLVWEPGASRMQVILGLGIPVALQIETAIIGLFLKGNYPMPTNSSVYKYPGVIYERKRRSLSRWDIYKYLSQEAELRGHDGRSCVLKAICEAADSPVDYEYGLFDELFHALFTPTTTKDELSHHTDNEYYAAQSMGLKHPGKCHNFFPNCKKSFFDKFTQ